A single region of the Candidatus Omnitrophota bacterium genome encodes:
- a CDS encoding cupin domain-containing protein, with the protein MRDLKPVLKQIEGNERFQRLLAGAPFTAGIKSGAVILAPGESVGEHKTESREEAIVILEGRADVHIQGKSAFTAEAQSLVYIPPETNHDIKNNGDKKLRYVYVVVPVLP; encoded by the coding sequence ATGCGTGACCTAAAGCCTGTTTTGAAACAGATAGAAGGCAACGAACGGTTCCAGCGTTTGCTCGCCGGAGCCCCTTTTACCGCCGGGATCAAATCAGGGGCAGTGATACTGGCCCCCGGCGAATCCGTGGGCGAGCATAAAACCGAATCCCGGGAAGAGGCGATCGTCATATTGGAAGGCCGGGCGGATGTTCATATCCAAGGTAAATCCGCGTTTACCGCTGAAGCGCAAAGCCTGGTCTATATACCCCCTGAAACAAACCATGACATAAAAAATAACGGCGATAAGAAACTGCGCTATGTTTATGTGGTTGTTCCTGTCCTGCCTTGA